In Phycisphaerae bacterium, the genomic stretch CCGCTGGCGCAGCTCGTGCTCGCGGCGGACCAGTTCGTCGTGGCGCGCCAGGTGCCGCAAGCGCGTGACGGCCACACGGTCATCGCCGGCTATCCGTGGTTCACCGACTGGGGCCGCGACACCATGGTCGCACTGCCGGGATTGACGCTGGTCACCGGGCGGCCGGAGGTGGCGCGCCAGATTCTGCGCACCTGGGCCCACCACGTGGACCAGGGGCTGATCCCGAACCGCTTCGCCGACGCCGGCGATCGGCCCGAATACAACACCGCCGACGCCACGCTGTGGTACCTGTGGGCCATCGACCAGTACGTCCGCGCGACCGGCGACGTGGCCACCCTGGCCGAACTGTTCCCCGTGATGACGGACATCATCGCCTGGTACCGGCGCGGCACGCACCACAACATCCGCGTCGGCGACGACGGGCTCGTGTACGCGGCCGATCCCGGCTTCAATCTCACCTGGATGGACGCCAAGTTCTTCGACCTGCTCTTCACGCCCCGCATGGGCAAGCCGGTCGAACTCAGCGCGCTGTGGTATGACGCACTGTGCAACATGGCCCGCCTGGCGGACTTGGTGGAAGCGCCCGGCGACGAGTACATGCGCCTGGCCGACCGCACGCGCGGCTCGTTCCAGCGCTTCTGGAACGCCGAGCGTCATTGCTGCTACGACGTACTCGACGGCCCGGACGGGGCGGATCCGCGCGTGCGCCCCAACCAGATCTTCGCCGTCGCGCTCACGCATTCGCCCCTGTCGCGCGAGCAGCAGGCGGCGGTCGTCGCCACCTGCGAGCGCAAACTGCTGACGTGGTTCGGGCTGCGGACGCTCGCGCCCGACGAACCGGACTACCGGGGACGCTACACCGGCGTGCTGCGCGAGCGCGACGCCGCCTACCACCAGGGCACCGTCTGGGCCTGGCTGCTGGGGCCGTTTGTCATCGCGCATCATCGCGTGCACCACGACACCACCCGCGCCGGCCACTTGCTCGAACCGCTGCTCGGGCAGTTGTGGACGACCGGCGTCGGCTCGCTCAGCGAAGTCTTCGACGGCGACGAGCCCCACGAGCCGGACGGCTGCTTCGCCCAAGCCTGGTCGGTGGCGGAAACCTTGCGAGCCTGGTGGTTGACTCAGGGAACGGGCAGTCGCGCTTGACGGCGCGCACCCCCGGTGGCGGGGTCAATTCTTGCGCGGCGGCCGCGTGCTGATCCCCAGCTTGCGCATCTTGCGCCAGAGGGTGGTCCGGCTGAGGCCGAGCTCTTCGCAGACGGCCGCGCGGTTCCAGTGGTTGCGCCGCAGGACATCCTCGATCGTGCGACGCTCCGCGGCCTCGAGGATCGGCAACTCCGCCAGCGCCTGCGCGGAAGCAACCTGGGCCCGGGCGACCGGCCGCGTGGGCCAGGCCCCCGGCGCCTCGAACGCCGGCACTTCGTGGAACGTCTCCACGCCGCCCACGATCGTCCCCGTGCTGTCGCGCAGCGCGCGCGCCGACACGTGCAGCGTTACCGGACGATTGTGGCGGTCTAGAATGTGATGCTCCTGGCTGAGCGTGTCGCGGCCGTCGCCGAACAACTGTGTCATGGGACACTCGGCGACATTCTGGCAGACGGAGCGCCGCATGATTTCATAGCAGACGCGCCCGACCGCGTCGACCCGGTTGAAACCGGTCATGTATTCCGCGGCACGGTTGAAGCTGGTGATGACGAAATCACGGTTGATGGTCAACACCGCATCCGATACGGAGTCGAGAACGGATTGATACTGCTCCCGACTCAGAGCAGAACTGAGGCGTGGTTCACTCATCACCGCCATTCTAGCATACCGCCGGCCGGCATGTGAATGCCCCGCGCTGGCGCACCTGCGCTTTTCCGCGCGGCGCGCTTCGGATAAGCTGGCTTGGCCGCTGATTCGCCAGTGAAACACTGTTTATCGGAGACACGATGGCCCGCCCGCCAGCCACTCCACGCCGCGACCAGCGCCCGTCGCGGACGACCGCCAGCCCGGCGACCGCTCGGGGAGGGCTGATCGCCGGCGCCGTGTGCCTCGCGGTGAGCAGCGTCGCCGCGCTACTCCTGGTCATCGACCATCTCGGCGCCAGCCTGCCGGGCTGCGGCCCCGGCGGGGCGTGCGAGCAGGCCGCCAACAGCATCTGGGGCAAGCTCAAGATCGGGACATTCGACTGGCCCGTATCGCACCTCGGGCTCGCGTACTTCGCCGCCGCCCTGGTCACCTGGCTGGTCACGCGCGCGGCGTTGCCGCGACCGCTGCGCTACATCGTGCGGCTGGGAGCGCTCGCCTCACTGGGCTTCTGCGGCATTATCGTGCTAGAGCACTTGCCGTGTCCGTACTGCCTCGTGGCGCATCTGGGAAACTTCGCGTTCTGGTTGACGATGGAACTGCGCCGCACCACAGGCGCTCACCCGCGCGGCGCATTCACCGCGGCGGTCGGCAGTTTCATCGCTGCAACCGCGGTGCTCGGCATCGTGGAACACCAGTACCGGGCGGGGGTCGCCGCCCGGGGCGAACGCGACCTCGCCGACGCCACCCGGACCATCATCGAACGTTCCCACACGTCCACGCAGTCCGCGACACCCGCCACGACCCCGGTCGCGCCACCGCGAACCGGCGAGACTGCACGATCACCGCAGACACTTCCGACCACGAGCGCCCCGGTCGCGCCCCCGCCCGCGAGCACGCCGGCGGACTGGCAAAAGACACCCTTCATTGGCCGATATCCCCACGGCCCTCTCGAAGCCCCGATCCGCATCGTCCTGTTTACCGATTACCAGTGCGCGGACTGCCGGCAGATCGAGGCCCAACTCGCCACCCTCATGAAGAGTCGCACTGATCTCTGCGTCTCGGTGAAGCACTTCCCCTTCTGCAAGGAATGCAACCCCAGCGTGGAGCGCGACATGCACCCCAACGCCTGCTGGGCCGCCCGCGCCGCCGAGGCCGCCGGCATGTTGTGGGGGGCGGACGGGTTCTGGAAAGTGCATGAGTGGCTGTTCGCCCGCCGGGGCAGCTTCACCACCCGCGAAGAACTCGAGCAGGGGATCCGCGACCTCGGGTTCGAGCCTGCTGCGTTCGTCGCCATGATGACCAGCCAAGAAACGCTGAATCGCGTCCGCGCCGACGCGGAGGAAGGCAAGCGCCTGGGGCTGTTCTTCACACCCATGATCTTCATCAACGGCGTCGAGTTGAAGGGCTGGTATGTGCCAAACGCGCTAGCGCGCGCCATCACGGAAATCGCCGCGACCAACCCGCCGCCGCGCACCGCCGCCTTCGACCAGCCGCCGCTGGCGCGCGACAAGTACGTGCAGGATTGGGTCGATCAGCCAGTCCGCAACCTGCCGCCGGATGCACAGGCCTGGACCCTCGGCGCGGAGCAGCCGCGGATCGAGATCGTCCTCTGGGGCGACTACTCGGAGCCCTACACCGCCGAGTCCGACGGGATCATCCGCGCCTTCGTCGCGCAGCATACCGATGCACGGTACACCTACCGCCATTATCCATTCAACAAGGACTGCAACCCGCAGGTGAGCAATACCAGGTTCCCGTTCGCGTGTCGGGCCGCACAGGCCGCGGAGGCCGGCGGCCACCTCGGCGGCCACGACGCCTTCTGGAAGCTGCACGCCTGGCTGATGGAGCACCCGCAGCAACACACGGATGAAGCGGTCATCGCGGCGGCGACGGGCTTCGGACTGGAAGCGGAAGCGTTCAAGGCGGCGATGGACTCACCCGAAGTGCACGCCGCCGTGGCCGATGACGTCCAGGCCGGCAAGCAGTTTCCGTCGCTGCGCCACGGGACGCCCGCGGGCCTGCATTCGATCCCCTCCATCTTCATCAACGGCCGGTTCGTGCCACGCCCGCGGCTGGGAAATGAATCGGTCCTGGGTCTGATCCTCGACGCAGCGGCCGCTGAGCAGCCGGCGCCGTAGTCCGCGTCAGTGTGCCCGGAAAATCCGCGCGGTCACCCCGTCCCGCCCCACCCGGGCCCGCACCTTCCTCAGGCACTTCGGGCAGTGACCTTCATAGAGCATTCGCTCAGGGCGCCGGTAAACTCGCGCGTACACGCCACAGCACTCGAAGAGAATGCCAATGTACGGGCGCGGCGCGCCCGGCGTGTCATCCGCCGGATCGATCGGGGTGTCATAGCAGTCCAACGGCACGGACGCGGCCTCCGCTGCGCGGCTGCGCGTAGTATCGGCGGCGGTCACCCCGGCCCTTGATTCTGCCCGTCGCTTACAGCCGGCGCGCCAGCTCGACGAAACGCCGCACGGCGTCGTGGTCCTTCGCCCCCGGGCGCAGTTCAACGCCGCTGGCCACGTCAACGCCGTCGTAGTGCCCGCTGGGCACGGCCGTGCCAAGGTTGCCGGGCGTCAGTCCGCCGGCGCACCACACGGCCGGCGGACGCGCGCAGCAGGCGTGGGAGATGTCGCCCAGCCGTTCGAAACCAGGGTGCGGGCCACCCTTGGGGGCATCCAGCAGCACGACGTCGATCCGCACGCCGGCCTCGCGCGCCTGTCGCAGATACAGCGCCAGGTCGTCGCCCGACTCCGGCCTCTCGATTTCCCAGGCGCGGATGAGTCGCAGGTGCGGCCGCGCGGCCAGCAACCGCCCCAGGTACGCAACCGACTCGTGCCCGTGGATCTGTATCCACCGGCAGTGTGTCGCGTCCAGCGTGGCGAAGACTTCTTCGACCGGCGCCCCGCGAAACACGAGCACGGGCTCAACCGGCGCCGGCAGGACACCCATGATGTCGCGCACGGCGTCCACGGAAACTTGCCGCGGACTGGGCGCCAGGATGAACCCGATGAAGTCCGCTCCCGCCCGGGCGACCGCCGCCGCGTCGTCCCGATTCGTCACACCGCAGACCTTCACGGACAGCGCCATGCGCGCCTCCCGCCGATCCTTACCGGACCCGCGCCGCCCGGCGACGTGCCGCGGCTTGTTTTGTGGCCGGCTCCTACTATCGTACCAGCATGTACCTGGTCGTCATCGGCGTTCTCGCCCTGGTCCTCACGCTTTCCGGCCCGATCTACCGGGGCGTGCAGGGCACCGGCCTGACCCTGGCGGCCATCGCGGGGGCCATCGTGCTGCCGCCGCTGGTCATGCTGCTGGTCACCCGCCGCACACTGCGCGTGTTTGACGACTGCCCTGAGCAGCCCAGCCGCGGGCAGGCCGCGTACGGGCGCGGGATGGTGCTCGTGCAGGCGCTGCTGGCGCTGGGACACAGCGGCACGCTACTGGCCACCGACTGGCTGCTGCTGTGCGGGCGCGTCCCGGTGGTGGGGAAGTGGGTGCTCGTGCCCGGACTCATCGCGCTCGCTCCATTCCTGCTGTCGATCGTCCTTGTGTGGCTGGCGGCCTATCCCGCGGACCGCGCC encodes the following:
- a CDS encoding PAS domain-containing protein — encoded protein: MSEPRLSSALSREQYQSVLDSVSDAVLTINRDFVITSFNRAAEYMTGFNRVDAVGRVCYEIMRRSVCQNVAECPMTQLFGDGRDTLSQEHHILDRHNRPVTLHVSARALRDSTGTIVGGVETFHEVPAFEAPGAWPTRPVARAQVASAQALAELPILEAAERRTIEDVLRRNHWNRAAVCEELGLSRTTLWRKMRKLGISTRPPRKN
- a CDS encoding thioredoxin domain-containing protein → MARPPATPRRDQRPSRTTASPATARGGLIAGAVCLAVSSVAALLLVIDHLGASLPGCGPGGACEQAANSIWGKLKIGTFDWPVSHLGLAYFAAALVTWLVTRAALPRPLRYIVRLGALASLGFCGIIVLEHLPCPYCLVAHLGNFAFWLTMELRRTTGAHPRGAFTAAVGSFIAATAVLGIVEHQYRAGVAARGERDLADATRTIIERSHTSTQSATPATTPVAPPRTGETARSPQTLPTTSAPVAPPPASTPADWQKTPFIGRYPHGPLEAPIRIVLFTDYQCADCRQIEAQLATLMKSRTDLCVSVKHFPFCKECNPSVERDMHPNACWAARAAEAAGMLWGADGFWKVHEWLFARRGSFTTREELEQGIRDLGFEPAAFVAMMTSQETLNRVRADAEEGKRLGLFFTPMIFINGVELKGWYVPNALARAITEIAATNPPPRTAAFDQPPLARDKYVQDWVDQPVRNLPPDAQAWTLGAEQPRIEIVLWGDYSEPYTAESDGIIRAFVAQHTDARYTYRHYPFNKDCNPQVSNTRFPFACRAAQAAEAGGHLGGHDAFWKLHAWLMEHPQQHTDEAVIAAATGFGLEAEAFKAAMDSPEVHAAVADDVQAGKQFPSLRHGTPAGLHSIPSIFINGRFVPRPRLGNESVLGLILDAAAAEQPAP
- a CDS encoding glycogen debranching enzyme family protein, with translation MNIHLPERICTNVDATLGREWLVTNGLGGFAAGTVAGALTRRYHGLLLAALHPPVGRRLLVTKLDETLQVGARSIQLYTNIWSTGVEQPAGCQHLRRFDLLGGVPTWTYVVGGLQLLKRIWMEPGQNVTYVRYELDRQAPRVRFAARLLVNDRAYDQLAHGGEEAFQVQAAEHLLEIQPPHARVPVLVRCSGAGIADLRWHVEYGWCRGFHLPLEAARGQDHVEDHLDLARCELTLDPGATVTFTLAAAPRGRLDERTALQRRAKHTHARLAEWSARTGQPVETLPVPLAQLVLAADQFVVARQVPQARDGHTVIAGYPWFTDWGRDTMVALPGLTLVTGRPEVARQILRTWAHHVDQGLIPNRFADAGDRPEYNTADATLWYLWAIDQYVRATGDVATLAELFPVMTDIIAWYRRGTHHNIRVGDDGLVYAADPGFNLTWMDAKFFDLLFTPRMGKPVELSALWYDALCNMARLADLVEAPGDEYMRLADRTRGSFQRFWNAERHCCYDVLDGPDGADPRVRPNQIFAVALTHSPLSREQQAAVVATCERKLLTWFGLRTLAPDEPDYRGRYTGVLRERDAAYHQGTVWAWLLGPFVIAHHRVHHDTTRAGHLLEPLLGQLWTTGVGSLSEVFDGDEPHEPDGCFAQAWSVAETLRAWWLTQGTGSRA
- a CDS encoding phosphoribosylanthranilate isomerase, translating into MALSVKVCGVTNRDDAAAVARAGADFIGFILAPSPRQVSVDAVRDIMGVLPAPVEPVLVFRGAPVEEVFATLDATHCRWIQIHGHESVAYLGRLLAARPHLRLIRAWEIERPESGDDLALYLRQAREAGVRIDVVLLDAPKGGPHPGFERLGDISHACCARPPAVWCAGGLTPGNLGTAVPSGHYDGVDVASGVELRPGAKDHDAVRRFVELARRL